In Pseudodesulfovibrio sp. S3, one DNA window encodes the following:
- a CDS encoding DMT family transporter — MIWFLLSLGAAFFLATNSAYVKRFFPDVSPWDLALIPIIYAMPFCVVTLLFIDIPPIGPGFVPTLAWVLPLIMAAIVLHFRAIHVSPLSLTLPFLSFTPVFVLFTGDLILNEQINSNGITGILLVVAGGYIINLDAVRNGFLGPLKAIWHEPGSVMMLIVAALYGLTSVGGKVIILESSPLFAGTVLLCVYGIFLTLILVVTSKASLKAILRKPLLGFGAGLILFLELICHNLTISMVTAAYMITIKRMAGIFSVLYGWLLFREQGIRYRLLGTAIMTAGAVVIGLFG, encoded by the coding sequence ATGATCTGGTTTCTGCTCTCCCTGGGCGCCGCCTTTTTCCTGGCCACGAATTCCGCATACGTGAAGCGCTTTTTCCCCGATGTCTCGCCATGGGATTTAGCCCTCATTCCCATAATCTATGCCATGCCGTTCTGCGTGGTCACGCTGCTCTTCATCGACATACCGCCCATCGGCCCCGGATTCGTCCCGACCTTGGCATGGGTCCTGCCCCTGATCATGGCAGCCATTGTCCTCCATTTCAGGGCCATCCACGTATCCCCGCTGTCACTGACCCTGCCGTTCCTGAGCTTCACCCCTGTCTTCGTGTTGTTCACAGGCGATCTGATCCTGAACGAACAGATCAATTCCAATGGCATCACAGGCATACTTCTTGTGGTCGCGGGCGGGTACATCATCAATCTGGATGCCGTGAGAAACGGTTTTCTCGGCCCCCTCAAAGCCATCTGGCATGAACCCGGTTCCGTCATGATGCTGATCGTGGCCGCCCTCTACGGACTGACTTCCGTAGGCGGCAAGGTCATCATCCTCGAATCCTCCCCGCTGTTCGCCGGAACTGTCCTGCTCTGCGTATACGGTATCTTTCTGACGCTCATCCTTGTGGTAACCAGCAAGGCCTCCCTCAAGGCAATCCTTCGTAAACCCCTGCTCGGTTTCGGTGCGGGACTCATTCTTTTCCTGGAACTCATATGCCACAACCTGACCATATCCATGGTAACGGCAGCCTACATGATCACCATCAAACGCATGGCAGGCATCTTCTCGGTCCTGTACGGCTGGCTCCTCTTTCGCGAACAGGGCATACGCTACCGACTCCTCGGCACGGCCATCATGACCGCCGGAGCAGTCGTAATCGGATTGTTCGGATAA